TACATCGGCCGGGCACGCGTGGTGCCCCTGCGCAACACCGGCGCGGCCATCTCGCCCTTCAACGCCTTCCAGATCCTGCAGGGCATCGAAACCCTGGCCCTGCGCATGGACCGCATCTGCGACAACACCCTGGCGCTGGCCCAATACCTGCAGCAACACCCCAAGGTGGGCTGGGTCAACTACGCCGGGCTGGAGGACCACCCCGAGTACCCGCTGGCGAAGAAGTACCTGGGCGGCCGCCCCTCGGGGCTGTTCACCTTCGGCGTGAAGGCCCCGGCCGGCCAGGGCCGCGAGGCCGGCGCCCGCTTCCTGGATGGGCTGAAGCTCTTCACCCGCCTGGTGAACATCGGCGACGCCAAGTCGCTGGCCACCCACCCGGCCTCCACCACCCACCGGCAGCTGTCACCGGAAGAACTGGAGAAGGCCGGCGTGAGCGAAGACGCGGTGCGCCTGTCGGTCGGCATCGAACATGTGGACGACCTGATCGCCGACCTCGACCAGGCGCTGGCGGCCGTCTGAGGCCGCCAGCCCGCGTCAGAACGCGAAGTTGGTCGTGACCGTGGTGCCCGTGCCCACGGTCAGCGGCCCGGCCGTCTGCAGCACACCGGCCGACTCGGCGTTCAGCGTGTAGGCGCTGCCGGCCGTGGCGTCGGCAGCGAACACCAGGCTGCCCCCGGCCACATACGGGGCCACCCAGGGGGCGGCCGCAGGCAGGTCCAGCGCGTAGGCGCCGCTGTCCGCGTCGGCCAGGGTGCTGCCCACCACGATCCAGTCGCCGTTGCCCAGGTGCTGCGCGGCGCTGATCTGGGCGTCGACTGAGACGGCCGGGGTGGTGACCACACCGGCCAGCGTGCCCACGCCGGCCACGGGCGGCAACAGCGGCATGCCCGACGTGCTGATCGTCGTCACCAGACCCGAATCGACCGTCACCCCCGTGACCACCAACGTGGCGAAGCCGGGAGAGGTGATCACGAAGTCGTAGCGGCCCGGGGCCACCGGCTGCAGCAGGAACTTGCCGGTCGCGTCCGGGGCCGTGGCCTTGATGACCACCCCGTCCTGCTGCAGCGACACCGTGGTCAGGCCATTGGCCAGCGCGGCATCCACATAGCCGCCCACCCCCGAGATGTAGGCGGGCGTGGCCTTGATCACGGGCTTGAGGATGTACTTGCCCGAGGCGCCGGCCGTCACGACCGACTTGCAGGCGTCGAAATCCAGCACCATGTCGACCATCTGGTTGGCCTGCACGTCCAGGTCCACATTGATCTTCAGGCCCGTCTGTTGGGCGCTCGGCGTGGTCAGCGGCTGCTCGCTGCCCCCG
This sequence is a window from Ideonella dechloratans. Protein-coding genes within it:
- a CDS encoding DUF4382 domain-containing protein, which gives rise to MTSFRRIWAVLGLTTAALLAACGGGGSSTSTSGTTGTLRVSLTDAPACGFDQVNVTVEKVQVNQSASASDSDPGWIDIALNPALRVDLLTLSNGVLAELGQVPLAAGHYSQMRLVLAENSSSDPLANSVVPTGGSEQPLTTPSAQQTGLKINVDLDVQANQMVDMVLDFDACKSVVTAGASGKYILKPVIKATPAYISGVGGYVDAALANGLTTVSLQQDGVVIKATAPDATGKFLLQPVAPGRYDFVITSPGFATLVVTGVTVDSGLVTTISTSGMPLLPPVAGVGTLAGVVTTPAVSVDAQISAAQHLGNGDWIVVGSTLADADSGAYALDLPAAAPWVAPYVAGGSLVFAADATAGSAYTLNAESAGVLQTAGPLTVGTGTTVTTNFAF